Proteins encoded within one genomic window of Elusimicrobiota bacterium:
- a CDS encoding CpXC domain-containing protein, with protein MSFCQKQEIKCSCGKSFEWDLWDSVNVTTDPDLKEMILDGQMNVVVCPFCGLLFYYEKFLLYHDEKKHQLFYIYNHNCKSDKTLLKQKAINDYETVKKQSSNTVFTDYTIEVFLGLDELVEFLRKEEQNAS; from the coding sequence ATGTCATTTTGTCAGAAACAGGAAATAAAATGCTCTTGCGGAAAAAGTTTTGAGTGGGATTTGTGGGACTCTGTGAATGTTACGACAGATCCTGACTTAAAAGAAATGATTTTAGACGGGCAGATGAATGTTGTAGTTTGTCCTTTCTGCGGGCTTTTATTTTATTATGAAAAATTTTTATTGTATCACGATGAGAAAAAACATCAGTTGTTTTATATTTATAATCACAACTGCAAAAGTGATAAAACTTTATTAAAACAAAAAGCAATAAATGATTATGAGACAGTAAAAAAACAGTCAAGCAATACTGTATTTACCGACTATACGATAGAAGTATTTTTGGGGCTTGACGAGTTAGTAGAATTTTTGAGAAAGGAGGAACAAAATGCAAGTTAA
- a CDS encoding peptidylprolyl isomerase, with amino-acid sequence MQVKGKRFPPKANSPHAKKVKVVQFFIFLLLTSCFLLPASCLYGKAKEVAVIETDRGVIKFEFFEQDAPNTVANFKKLARKKFYNGLKFHRVVPNFVIQGGCPKGNGTGDPGYKIKAEFNKRPHLDGTVAMARAQDPDSAGSQFYICLGPQPFLDGKYTVFGQVIEGLDVVYKIQIGDVMKKVYIKKLKIKNKK; translated from the coding sequence ATGCAAGTTAAAGGTAAAAGGTTTCCGCCAAAGGCGAATTCGCCTCATGCGAAAAAGGTTAAAGTAGTTCAGTTTTTTATTTTCTTACTTCTTACTTCCTGCTTCCTGCTTCCTGCTTCCTGCCTTTACGGCAAGGCGAAAGAAGTTGCAGTTATTGAAACGGATAGGGGTGTAATAAAGTTTGAGTTTTTTGAGCAGGATGCACCGAATACAGTTGCGAATTTCAAGAAACTTGCCCGAAAAAAGTTTTATAACGGCTTGAAATTCCACAGGGTAGTACCAAACTTTGTTATTCAAGGCGGCTGCCCAAAAGGCAACGGGACGGGTGACCCTGGCTATAAAATCAAAGCTGAATTTAATAAACGACCACATCTTGATGGCACTGTTGCAATGGCGAGAGCACAAGACCCGGATTCTGCGGGTAGTCAGTTTTATATCTGTTTGGGACCTCAGCCATTTTTAGACGGTAAATATACCGTTTTTGGTCAGGTCATAGAAGGACTTGATGTTGTTTATAAAATCCAAATCGGCGATGTGATGAAAAAGGTCTATATAAAAAAATTAAAAATTAAAAATAAAAAATAA
- a CDS encoding DUF2851 family protein — protein sequence MTLCVICVIGVQKMKYFDELKFHNPTSFTDQYRKLRDSVFIKEAEKPYTATAQPVTEKLVKTIWFDQKIERRGLITTDGQRLSIISPGEWNFDEGPDFKNAKININGQELSGDVEVDIYSSDWKAHGHYKNKQFNTVILHVFLWHKGSGGVRDGKGDKGDKGDKGIITNTITQNKKIVPTLELINCIDDDLEIIDNNFEIENYPYSSKVRAGKCANYTARKYTLLEHIIGLAGDEKIKLKSELLKLQLSDKSNSINDIIYNGIVDGLGYGPNRDNFRKLSEILPLKRIDEIIKLEKFEEKHLRVESLFFGIVGLIPEIEKIEMLDDEAKEYIQKIKKIWKVLRQNILPHEVMKKESWKFRGLRPYNFPYRRLAATALIVSEYIDTGFEQVFQHFCTDILSNKLNLKKFLEKLKPAIPSFWSYRTTFTSKKLTKPVALIGEERFLLILINTFLPLALAVYQKPDEQKSIYQWWLKQPAISINRLARITSWRVGFGSFRKRNERIQQGLLQIFRDFCDTKKGICTNCSFQSIFSIPAGTFF from the coding sequence ATGACACTTTGTGTCATCTGCGTAATCGGCGTCCAAAAAATGAAATACTTTGATGAATTAAAGTTTCACAATCCGACAAGTTTTACAGACCAATACAGAAAACTGAGAGATTCTGTTTTTATAAAAGAAGCAGAAAAACCATATACTGCAACCGCACAGCCGGTTACTGAAAAACTGGTAAAAACTATTTGGTTTGACCAGAAGATTGAACGGCGTGGTTTGATAACTACTGACGGGCAACGGCTTTCTATAATCTCGCCTGGTGAGTGGAATTTTGACGAAGGTCCTGATTTCAAGAATGCAAAAATAAATATAAACGGTCAAGAACTTTCAGGTGATGTTGAGGTTGATATTTATTCATCCGACTGGAAAGCACACGGGCATTATAAAAACAAACAGTTTAATACCGTAATTCTGCATGTTTTTTTATGGCATAAAGGCAGCGGGGGAGTAAGGGATGGTAAGGGGGATAAGGGGGATAAGGGGGATAAGGGAATTATTACTAATACAATAACTCAGAATAAAAAAATAGTCCCGACACTTGAACTGATTAACTGTATAGATGACGATTTAGAAATTATTGATAATAACTTTGAGATTGAAAACTATCCGTATTCAAGCAAAGTACGTGCCGGGAAATGCGCCAATTATACAGCACGAAAATATACTTTGCTTGAACATATCATCGGGCTTGCAGGTGATGAAAAAATAAAACTGAAATCAGAACTGTTGAAATTACAGTTGTCTGATAAAAGTAATTCAATAAATGATATAATCTATAATGGTATCGTGGATGGTCTTGGATACGGGCCTAACAGAGACAATTTTAGAAAATTATCTGAAATCCTGCCACTCAAAAGAATAGACGAGATAATTAAATTAGAAAAGTTTGAAGAGAAACATTTAAGAGTTGAATCACTTTTTTTTGGTATCGTAGGACTTATCCCGGAAATAGAAAAGATTGAAATGCTTGACGACGAAGCTAAAGAATATATTCAAAAAATCAAAAAAATCTGGAAGGTATTAAGACAAAACATTTTACCTCACGAAGTTATGAAAAAAGAAAGCTGGAAATTTCGTGGGTTAAGACCTTATAATTTTCCATACAGACGGCTCGCAGCTACAGCACTTATTGTTTCGGAATATATTGATACCGGGTTTGAACAAGTTTTTCAGCATTTTTGTACAGATATTCTGAGTAATAAATTGAATCTGAAAAAATTTTTAGAAAAATTAAAGCCAGCCATACCATCATTCTGGTCTTATAGAACAACTTTTACTTCTAAAAAACTCACAAAACCAGTCGCACTTATTGGTGAGGAGCGATTTTTGCTAATCCTTATAAATACTTTTTTACCGCTGGCGCTCGCTGTCTACCAGAAACCTGATGAGCAAAAAAGTATCTATCAGTGGTGGCTGAAACAGCCGGCAATATCTATAAACCGTCTTGCACGAATCACTTCTTGGCGGGTTGGTTTTGGGAGTTTTAGAAAAAGAAATGAACGAATCCAGCAAGGACTATTGCAGATATTCAGGGATTTCTGTGATACAAAAAAAGGGATATGTACAAACTGCAGTTTTCAATCAATATTCAGTATACCAGCAGGAACATTTTTTTAA
- a CDS encoding type IV pilus twitching motility protein PilT, which produces MMEIFDILTTAVKKGASDIHIVVGKPPMYRLIGEMRPIEGFTEIITPEEAKRLIYSLLYDEQKRKFEETLELDCSFNIPNVSRFRVNVLMHRNGIGAVLRVISTKIPAPEQLGFQQVITNLANLPRGFVLVTGPTGSGKSTTLACLIDIINTTRKEHILTVEDPIEFIYESKGCIVTQREVGQHTLSFASALKHALREDPDIVLVGEMRDLETIAAAITIAETGHLVFATLHTTDAPSTVDRIIDVFPPHQQQQVRMQLSTSLQAVISQTLIPTADGMTRVAAREIMIATPAVTNLIREGKTHQLYQTVEVGAKQGMISLDKALAQLVRDGSIKIDDALAKAHNPEMVKAAIYGR; this is translated from the coding sequence ATGATGGAAATTTTTGATATTCTAACAACCGCTGTAAAAAAAGGTGCTTCAGATATCCATATCGTCGTCGGCAAACCGCCAATGTATCGGCTGATTGGTGAAATGAGACCTATTGAGGGCTTTACTGAAATAATCACACCGGAAGAAGCGAAACGGCTTATCTATTCGCTGCTTTATGACGAGCAAAAACGAAAGTTTGAAGAAACATTAGAACTTGATTGTTCATTCAATATCCCGAATGTTTCAAGATTTAGAGTAAATGTGCTTATGCATCGGAATGGTATCGGTGCGGTGCTTCGTGTAATTTCTACAAAAATCCCAGCACCAGAACAACTTGGTTTCCAACAGGTTATTACGAACCTCGCAAATCTACCACGAGGCTTTGTGCTTGTTACAGGTCCAACCGGCAGTGGCAAATCTACAACACTCGCCTGCCTGATAGATATCATAAATACAACCCGAAAAGAACATATTCTTACTGTAGAAGACCCAATTGAGTTTATCTATGAATCTAAAGGCTGCATTGTGACACAGCGAGAAGTAGGACAGCATACACTATCGTTTGCCAGTGCGTTAAAGCATGCACTTCGTGAAGATCCTGATATCGTGCTCGTCGGTGAAATGCGTGATTTAGAGACAATTGCAGCCGCGATAACAATCGCAGAAACAGGACATCTTGTTTTTGCAACACTCCATACAACTGATGCACCTTCAACCGTAGATAGAATCATTGATGTTTTTCCACCACACCAGCAACAGCAGGTAAGAATGCAACTTTCTACATCATTACAGGCGGTTATCTCGCAGACACTTATCCCAACCGCGGATGGAATGACCAGAGTTGCTGCACGAGAAATTATGATTGCTACACCAGCAGTTACAAATCTTATCCGAGAAGGCAAAACACACCAACTATATCAGACAGTAGAAGTAGGCGCAAAACAGGGTATGATTTCATTAGATAAAGCACTTGCACAACTTGTAAGAGATGGGAGTATAAAAATAGACGATGCATTGGCAAAAGCGCATAATCCGGAAATGGTAAAAGCAGCAATTTATGGTAGGTAA
- a CDS encoding type IV pilus twitching motility protein PilT produces the protein MNIEELLKLMVEKKGTDLHLKAGLPPMVRIHGDIEPLIDGVEVLTSQKIKELVSKYIGYGEEKKIQENKEFDFACELPGIARFRGALFIQKGNYGCVFRTIPTKIPTLEDLNLPPVLKEVASNKQGLILVTGPTGSGKSTTQSAIINYINDSFKKNIITIEDPIEYIHTDKKSIINQREIGVDTNTFATALKSALRQDPDIILVGEMRDPETISTAITAAETGHLVISTLHTNDTKQTIDRIIDTFPAEQQSQIRFQLSLFLIAVIAQRLIKRKDGSGMVAVLEIMVNTPFIRSLIADNKTGQISKAIEDSASFYKTQSFNQALLALYKDDVITVEEALATSNNPSDLKIQIQSVDYAKKGV, from the coding sequence ATGAATATTGAAGAACTTCTTAAACTGATGGTTGAAAAAAAGGGAACTGATTTACATCTTAAGGCAGGACTTCCGCCAATGGTCAGGATACACGGGGATATTGAACCACTGATTGATGGTGTTGAAGTACTAACATCACAAAAAATCAAAGAACTGGTTTCAAAATATATCGGCTATGGTGAGGAAAAAAAGATTCAGGAAAATAAAGAGTTTGATTTTGCCTGTGAACTTCCAGGTATTGCCAGGTTTCGTGGTGCATTATTTATCCAGAAAGGAAATTACGGCTGCGTATTCCGAACTATTCCGACAAAAATCCCGACACTTGAAGACCTGAATCTGCCACCTGTCTTAAAAGAAGTCGCATCTAATAAACAAGGGCTGATTCTTGTCACAGGACCAACAGGCAGCGGAAAATCTACAACCCAGTCAGCAATCATCAACTATATCAATGACTCATTCAAAAAAAATATCATCACGATTGAAGACCCGATAGAATATATTCATACAGATAAAAAATCAATAATAAACCAGCGGGAAATTGGTGTTGATACTAATACATTCGCAACTGCATTAAAAAGCGCACTCCGTCAAGACCCTGATATAATTCTGGTTGGTGAAATGCGTGACCCGGAAACGATTTCAACTGCGATAACCGCTGCAGAAACAGGGCATCTCGTAATCTCAACATTGCATACAAATGATACTAAACAAACAATAGACAGAATCATTGATACATTCCCGGCTGAACAGCAATCCCAAATCAGGTTCCAACTTTCACTGTTTCTTATTGCTGTTATTGCACAACGACTTATAAAACGGAAAGATGGTAGTGGGATGGTTGCAGTTCTGGAAATTATGGTAAATACACCGTTTATTCGTTCGCTTATTGCTGACAATAAAACAGGCCAGATTTCTAAAGCGATTGAAGACAGCGCATCATTTTACAAAACGCAATCGTTTAATCAAGCGCTTCTTGCACTTTACAAAGATGATGTAATTACCGTTGAGGAAGCACTCGCTACAAGCAACAATCCATCAGATTTGAAGATACAGATACAATCAGTTGATTATGCAAAAAAAGGGGTGTAA
- a CDS encoding cyclic nucleotide-binding domain-containing protein: protein MNLKSVEIFKELADNVLDNITKILDEKKVEKDTVIFEEGEPADVFCLIAEGQVEIFKRISNTETKTLAIFSVGDYFGEMSLFEDKPRIASVKAIDDVTLLVIKREKFWELIQSDLDTGMRLLSAIMSTILSRLSTTNSHLMLLYDAGKIIASSKNLNQMATNIFLNLKKHFRKSDSGLIAVYNEFTNELDVHSSFNDGQNRDTISLSDVFVQKIIGQKEIIETAEKSVIASAFYFEDKFLGFVVLKSNQKNAFSVNDLILLSSVASLVSVSIKNISFIAEEEARRRLNETKSRQGF, encoded by the coding sequence ATGAACCTGAAATCAGTAGAAATTTTTAAAGAGCTGGCTGATAATGTATTAGACAATATCACAAAAATACTTGACGAAAAAAAAGTTGAAAAAGATACAGTCATTTTTGAAGAAGGTGAACCTGCGGATGTCTTTTGTCTTATTGCAGAAGGGCAAGTTGAAATTTTTAAGCGGATTTCAAATACAGAAACAAAAACACTTGCAATTTTTAGCGTCGGTGATTACTTTGGCGAAATGTCACTTTTTGAAGATAAACCAAGAATCGCATCAGTTAAAGCAATAGATGATGTAACACTGCTTGTAATAAAGAGAGAAAAATTTTGGGAACTCATACAGAGCGATTTGGATACCGGTATGAGACTCTTATCAGCAATTATGTCAACAATATTAAGTCGGCTTTCTACTACAAACAGTCATTTAATGCTGCTTTATGATGCTGGAAAAATTATCGCTTCATCAAAAAACTTGAACCAGATGGCAACTAATATATTCTTAAACCTGAAAAAACATTTCAGAAAATCGGATTCAGGACTGATAGCAGTGTATAACGAATTCACTAACGAACTTGATGTCCATTCCTCATTTAATGACGGACAGAATAGAGATACTATTTCATTATCAGATGTTTTTGTTCAGAAAATAATCGGTCAAAAAGAAATAATTGAGACCGCTGAAAAATCAGTGATTGCATCTGCATTTTATTTTGAAGACAAATTTCTCGGTTTTGTTGTCTTGAAAAGTAACCAAAAAAACGCATTTAGTGTTAATGATTTAATACTTTTATCGTCTGTTGCTTCACTTGTTTCTGTTTCTATAAAAAATATCTCATTTATTGCAGAGGAAGAAGCCAGACGACGACTTAATGAAACAAAAAGCCGACAGGGTTTTTGA
- a CDS encoding small multi-drug export protein, with amino-acid sequence MFELGILLNFLHYFINRFFVIPIGFIVGLGWWGAFFIALAGDIIQMFVYFYVLEGAGVNKKLAIVIARKFPTQDKVERTRMVRRVRGLGYLGITILAAMPVYFGGMYSAVLVSHLMHLKKRKSYIFLTAGSIIGSAILVIGLSVIWELIKSAIT; translated from the coding sequence ATGTTTGAACTTGGTATTTTACTCAACTTTTTACATTATTTTATAAACAGGTTTTTTGTAATACCAATCGGGTTTATTGTCGGACTGGGCTGGTGGGGCGCTTTTTTTATTGCGCTTGCAGGCGATATAATTCAGATGTTTGTTTATTTCTATGTGCTTGAAGGTGCGGGTGTGAATAAAAAATTAGCTATAGTGATAGCAAGAAAATTTCCAACACAGGATAAAGTAGAACGGACAAGAATGGTAAGACGGGTGCGTGGACTTGGATATCTCGGGATTACTATACTTGCAGCAATGCCTGTTTATTTCGGTGGAATGTATTCCGCAGTGCTTGTCAGCCATTTGATGCATCTCAAAAAACGAAAGTCATACATATTCCTAACAGCAGGTTCAATTATTGGCTCGGCTATTTTGGTTATTGGCTTATCAGTAATATGGGAATTGATAAAATCAGCCATTACATAA
- a CDS encoding pyridoxal-phosphate dependent enzyme → MKNISGLKCIECGKEYLEKRVGKSGEEIKYVCPSCSGNLDVIYNYSEIKKKFTRDTLTTDENFSIWRYLPVLPLESDFLCPINPFPKLQIGWTPLYRAENLSKKYSFVNLYLKDDGKNPSASFKDRASAVVVVKGQELGVKTFTTASTGNAGCALACMCANLQLPCVIFVPKTAPKAKIAQLLLFGAKVIAVNGSYDAAFDLSLKASDEFGWYCRSTGYNPYTREGKKTAALEICEQLKWQVPDKVFVPVGDGNIISGIWKGFKDFYNLGFIDKLPQLVAVQSEKSNAIAKAVHEFTS, encoded by the coding sequence ATGAAAAATATTAGTGGGCTTAAGTGTATTGAATGTGGAAAAGAATATCTTGAAAAAAGGGTGGGGAAGAGTGGTGAAGAAATAAAATATGTCTGCCCTTCCTGTAGCGGAAATTTAGATGTCATCTACAATTATTCTGAGATAAAGAAAAAATTTACACGGGATACTTTAACTACTGATGAAAATTTTTCTATCTGGCGGTATCTGCCAGTTCTTCCACTTGAATCTGATTTTTTATGTCCAATAAACCCATTCCCAAAATTACAAATTGGCTGGACACCTTTATATCGTGCAGAAAACCTTTCAAAAAAATATAGTTTTGTGAACCTGTATCTGAAAGATGATGGAAAAAATCCGTCTGCATCATTCAAAGACAGGGCAAGTGCAGTAGTTGTAGTAAAAGGGCAAGAACTCGGCGTAAAAACTTTTACAACTGCATCTACTGGTAATGCTGGCTGTGCGCTTGCATGTATGTGTGCAAATTTACAACTCCCTTGTGTAATTTTTGTGCCTAAAACAGCGCCTAAAGCGAAAATTGCACAACTGCTTCTATTTGGTGCTAAAGTAATCGCCGTCAATGGAAGTTATGATGCTGCGTTTGATTTATCACTTAAAGCATCTGACGAGTTCGGCTGGTACTGTCGTTCAACTGGTTATAATCCTTATACACGAGAAGGCAAAAAAACCGCCGCATTAGAAATATGTGAACAACTTAAATGGCAAGTACCGGATAAGGTTTTTGTGCCTGTTGGCGATGGTAACATAATTTCTGGAATCTGGAAGGGTTTCAAAGATTTTTATAATCTGGGCTTTATTGATAAACTTCCGCAACTTGTTGCTGTCCAGTCAGAAAAATCAAATGCCATCGCAAAGGCGGTTCACGAGTTCACGAGTTAA
- a CDS encoding pyridoxal-phosphate dependent enzyme: MPRDGVVAVKAVLESNGVAIEVSDAEILLAIKEIAEKEGIFSEPAAATSFAGFKKLRQENKIKNNEIAVCLLTGNGLKDIDSAMKIAGEPILIKPEIEEVKKLLDKKSNNCII; encoded by the coding sequence ATGCCTCGCGATGGTGTTGTGGCAGTAAAAGCGGTTTTGGAATCTAACGGGGTTGCAATAGAGGTTTCTGATGCTGAAATTCTTTTGGCAATAAAAGAAATTGCAGAAAAGGAAGGTATCTTTTCAGAACCTGCGGCTGCTACAAGTTTTGCTGGTTTTAAAAAATTACGCCAGGAAAACAAAATCAAAAACAATGAAATCGCTGTTTGTCTTCTTACTGGAAACGGGTTAAAAGATATTGATTCAGCAATGAAAATCGCCGGTGAACCGATTCTTATTAAACCAGAAATAGAAGAAGTAAAAAAACTGCTTGACAAAAAAAGTAATAATTGTATAATATAG
- a CDS encoding DUF3575 domain-containing protein translates to MRKKLLVVLLLGLAVVSVMKAQEHNSAITTNIFNLFIALPSAEFETKIADNMGLFGSLRFGSYEIGDFKTSIFGVSAGVDIYPGKSEGIEGFYIGPMLYLNQMTVTFKSIGYYDYTDIWNPVYVPGKTEDVSGSMLGPMCRIGYRWDWGGFAFSPSAQLGFIVGKIESSITDAAGQKMELKYGGFSFGLGLNMGVAF, encoded by the coding sequence ATGAGAAAAAAGTTGTTAGTGGTATTGTTGTTGGGATTGGCAGTAGTATCAGTTATGAAAGCACAAGAGCATAATTCTGCTATCACCACGAATATATTTAATCTATTTATTGCTTTACCAAGCGCAGAATTTGAGACGAAAATCGCAGATAATATGGGATTGTTTGGGTCTCTTCGGTTTGGCAGTTACGAGATTGGTGATTTTAAGACATCTATCTTCGGCGTAAGTGCAGGTGTTGATATCTATCCTGGAAAATCAGAAGGTATAGAAGGTTTCTATATTGGACCAATGTTGTATCTAAACCAGATGACAGTTACATTTAAGTCAATTGGATATTACGACTATACTGATATTTGGAATCCAGTGTATGTTCCTGGCAAAACTGAAGATGTTAGTGGTTCAATGCTTGGTCCGATGTGCAGGATTGGATATCGCTGGGATTGGGGTGGGTTTGCGTTTTCACCAAGCGCACAACTTGGATTTATAGTGGGCAAGATAGAATCTTCAATAACTGATGCGGCTGGACAGAAAATGGAACTTAAGTACGGTGGGTTCAGTTTTGGTCTCGGACTGAATATGGGCGTTGCATTCTAA
- a CDS encoding DUF2283 domain-containing protein: MAEATLTQRTLGQISDIVPYLVKFPAKHFWVDYDKNADVLYISLNRPQNATNSKMLNNGILLRYNNRKLVGITILEASKRK, translated from the coding sequence ATGGCAGAAGCAACATTAACTCAAAGAACATTAGGTCAAATTTCTGACATAGTTCCGTATTTGGTAAAATTTCCAGCAAAACATTTTTGGGTAGATTATGACAAAAATGCTGATGTATTGTATATTTCTCTTAACCGTCCCCAAAATGCTACAAATAGTAAGATGCTTAATAACGGGATATTGTTAAGATATAATAATAGAAAACTTGTTGGTATAACTATTCTTGAAGCATCAAAAAGGAAGTAA
- a CDS encoding site-2 protease family protein — protein sequence MTISNIDWILAVPLLFFAVVVHECCHGYVAYLCGDDTAKLSGRLTLNPLPHIDPIGTVILPILLILIRAPVLVGWAKPVPINPYRLNNPVKDMAKIGAAGPVSNFCLAVLSALIIWLFKITGVDPYTPLNNLIIKLLYMNVQINLVLGVFNLVPVPPLDGSRIISAFLPTEIAYKYNQLERFGIFIIFILLSFGFLDFLWMIVAILQKLLFMGV from the coding sequence ATGACTATTTCAAATATTGATTGGATACTTGCGGTGCCATTATTGTTTTTTGCGGTTGTTGTGCATGAATGCTGTCATGGTTATGTCGCTTATTTATGTGGTGATGATACTGCAAAACTTTCAGGTCGGCTGACACTGAACCCACTGCCACATATAGACCCGATAGGCACGGTAATTCTACCGATACTTTTGATACTGATTCGTGCACCTGTTTTAGTTGGCTGGGCGAAACCGGTGCCAATAAATCCGTATCGGCTGAATAATCCTGTAAAAGATATGGCAAAAATTGGTGCGGCTGGTCCGGTATCTAATTTTTGTCTTGCTGTGCTTTCTGCACTTATTATCTGGCTGTTTAAGATAACCGGTGTTGACCCCTATACACCACTAAATAATCTTATCATAAAACTGCTGTATATGAATGTTCAGATAAATCTGGTGCTCGGTGTGTTTAATCTGGTTCCAGTCCCGCCTTTAGATGGCTCAAGAATAATTTCAGCATTTTTACCAACTGAAATTGCATATAAATATAATCAACTTGAACGGTTTGGAATTTTTATAATATTTATTCTTTTATCATTCGGCTTTCTTGATTTTCTCTGGATGATTGTCGCAATTTTACAGAAACTGCTTTTTATGGGAGTGTAA
- the trpS gene encoding tryptophan--tRNA ligase: MRQRVLSGMRPSGKLHLGHLHGALSNWVQLQKSYACFYFVADWHALTTEYEDTARIIADTYDMVVDWLSVGLDAEKSTIFVQSQILEHAELHLLLSMIIPLPWLERCPTYKEQLKEIKTRDLRTYGFLGYPVLQSADILIYKADKVPVGEDQLPHLELTREIARRFNSFYGKVGKILTEPQAILTKTPKVPGTDGRKMSKSYNNCIYLSDEPETISKKVASYITDPARIHPTDKGHPDICPVFALQVIYSKNYKELELLCQNGQIGCVKCKQMLTSEIIESLKPIQKKQKELKQNSDQIKQILKDGCKKARYIAERTMSEIRKSVRIWNME; the protein is encoded by the coding sequence ATGAGACAAAGAGTTTTATCAGGTATGAGGCCGTCAGGCAAACTGCATCTTGGTCATCTGCACGGCGCACTTTCAAACTGGGTTCAACTCCAGAAGAGTTATGCGTGTTTTTATTTCGTCGCTGACTGGCATGCCCTGACAACTGAATATGAGGATACAGCCAGGATAATCGCTGATACATATGATATGGTTGTGGATTGGCTTTCTGTCGGGCTTGATGCAGAAAAATCTACAATTTTCGTGCAATCCCAAATTCTGGAACATGCAGAACTGCATCTGCTGCTGTCAATGATTATTCCACTGCCATGGCTTGAAAGATGTCCAACATATAAAGAACAATTGAAAGAAATAAAAACACGCGATCTGCGAACATATGGTTTCCTGGGCTATCCTGTTTTACAGTCAGCAGACATACTTATATACAAAGCAGATAAAGTACCAGTTGGTGAAGACCAACTACCCCATTTAGAATTAACAAGAGAAATTGCAAGAAGATTTAATTCATTCTATGGCAAGGTTGGTAAAATTTTAACTGAGCCGCAGGCGATTCTTACAAAAACACCAAAAGTACCAGGAACAGATGGCCGAAAAATGTCAAAATCATACAATAACTGTATCTACCTGTCAGACGAACCTGAAACAATTTCTAAAAAGGTGGCTTCGTATATAACCGACCCGGCAAGAATTCATCCGACGGACAAAGGCCATCCTGATATATGTCCTGTTTTTGCATTACAGGTAATCTATTCAAAAAATTATAAAGAGTTGGAACTGCTCTGCCAAAATGGACAAATCGGCTGTGTAAAATGTAAGCAAATGCTTACATCAGAAATAATAGAATCGCTTAAGCCGATACAAAAAAAACAGAAAGAACTCAAACAAAACTCTGACCAAATCAAGCAAATACTTAAAGATGGCTGTAAGAAAGCAAGATATATTGCCGAAAGAACAATGTCTGAAATAAGAAAATCTGTAAGAATATGGAATATGGAGTAA